The proteins below are encoded in one region of Scyliorhinus torazame isolate Kashiwa2021f chromosome 16, sScyTor2.1, whole genome shotgun sequence:
- the LOC140392823 gene encoding uncharacterized protein isoform X1 translates to MKTKQVGVRRSARLKNRELCSAASNTPKQDVKDDSSMQKTIVPSHEAMPALDKIVPSPGNHPSKKQKCERVETEEETGTAEQVLEDSAVILPHKPPHKSTEQNEKPIINEDCAEVTPAPLENEAPSTMIVEQRDTEIQVEHVAETEELINKNGPSTEMPIKKVLEVIDEGMVENKEDIEKTVRSVENDTERSNNMEIDQPPTGTSFKVDNSIFLDEDSNQPMPVGKFFGNVEIMQDLPQSVPLLDSVTRREYRRRHFIAKDEEDEELEDRAVGEREGEPRDLPSSENEVPVGTETKVNSLQQNTPDIVEKCL, encoded by the exons GTTGGTGTCCGTCGTTCAGCACGCCTTAAGAATAGGGAGCTCTGTTCCGCAGCATCAAACACCCCCAAGCAGGATGTCAAGGATGACAGCTCAATGCAGAAAACAATTGTG CCTTCCCATGAAGCAATGCCTGCACTGGATAAAATAGTTCCCAGTCCAGGTAACCATCCCTCAAAAAAACAGAAATGTGAAAGAGTAGAAACAGAGGAGGAAACTGGCACCGCTGAACAGGTTCTGGAAGATTCTGCAGTCATCCTTCCTCACAAGCCACCTCACAAATCGACAGAACAAAATGAGAAACCGATTATTAATGAGGACTGTGCAGAAGTGACCCCGGCACCTCTAGAAAATGAAGCACCCTCCACAATGATCGTGGAGCAGAGAGACACCGAAATACAAGTGGAGCATGTAGCTGAAACTGAAGAACTGATCAATAAGAATGGCCCTTCAACAGAGATGCCCATTAAGAAAGTGTTGGAAGTTATCGATGAGGGCATGGTGGAAAACAAGGAAGATATTGAGAAAACAGTGAGAAGTGTGGAAAACGATACAGAAAGGAGTAATAACATGGAGATCGATCAGCCACCAACAGGCACCTCATTCAAAGTGGATAACAGCATTTTTCTGGACGAGGACAGCAATCAGCCAATGCCTGTCGGCAAGTTCTTCGGAAATGTAGAGATAATGCAA GATCTTCCGCAGTCGGTACCACTTCTGGATTCAGTCACACGGCGAGAGTACAGGAGGCGGCATTTCATTGCCAAAGACGAAGAGGATGAAGAACTGGAGGACAGGGCAGTGGGTGAGAGAGAAGGCGAGCCAAGGGATCTGCCTTCTTCAGAAAATGAG GTGCCTGTGGGAACCGAGACGAAGGTAAATTCTTTGCAGCAAAATACACCGGACATTGTGGAGAAGTGTTTGTGA
- the LOC140392823 gene encoding uncharacterized protein isoform X2, which yields MQKTIVPSHEAMPALDKIVPSPGNHPSKKQKCERVETEEETGTAEQVLEDSAVILPHKPPHKSTEQNEKPIINEDCAEVTPAPLENEAPSTMIVEQRDTEIQVEHVAETEELINKNGPSTEMPIKKVLEVIDEGMVENKEDIEKTVRSVENDTERSNNMEIDQPPTGTSFKVDNSIFLDEDSNQPMPVGKFFGNVEIMQDLPQSVPLLDSVTRREYRRRHFIAKDEEDEELEDRAVGEREGEPRDLPSSENEVPVGTETKVNSLQQNTPDIVEKCL from the exons ATGCAGAAAACAATTGTG CCTTCCCATGAAGCAATGCCTGCACTGGATAAAATAGTTCCCAGTCCAGGTAACCATCCCTCAAAAAAACAGAAATGTGAAAGAGTAGAAACAGAGGAGGAAACTGGCACCGCTGAACAGGTTCTGGAAGATTCTGCAGTCATCCTTCCTCACAAGCCACCTCACAAATCGACAGAACAAAATGAGAAACCGATTATTAATGAGGACTGTGCAGAAGTGACCCCGGCACCTCTAGAAAATGAAGCACCCTCCACAATGATCGTGGAGCAGAGAGACACCGAAATACAAGTGGAGCATGTAGCTGAAACTGAAGAACTGATCAATAAGAATGGCCCTTCAACAGAGATGCCCATTAAGAAAGTGTTGGAAGTTATCGATGAGGGCATGGTGGAAAACAAGGAAGATATTGAGAAAACAGTGAGAAGTGTGGAAAACGATACAGAAAGGAGTAATAACATGGAGATCGATCAGCCACCAACAGGCACCTCATTCAAAGTGGATAACAGCATTTTTCTGGACGAGGACAGCAATCAGCCAATGCCTGTCGGCAAGTTCTTCGGAAATGTAGAGATAATGCAA GATCTTCCGCAGTCGGTACCACTTCTGGATTCAGTCACACGGCGAGAGTACAGGAGGCGGCATTTCATTGCCAAAGACGAAGAGGATGAAGAACTGGAGGACAGGGCAGTGGGTGAGAGAGAAGGCGAGCCAAGGGATCTGCCTTCTTCAGAAAATGAG GTGCCTGTGGGAACCGAGACGAAGGTAAATTCTTTGCAGCAAAATACACCGGACATTGTGGAGAAGTGTTTGTGA